Genomic window (Desulforapulum autotrophicum HRM2):
TTTTGAAGGAACAATATCGAGTTGCTCAGATACTTCTTCTCCAATGCATGTTTTCAAACAACCGCATTTACAAAGCTTTTCGGCCTCATCTATATCATGGATAACCTCTATCCGGGGAAGGTCCTCAGGGATGGGCTTGCGTCCACGCTTTTTGCGTTTGTGGCTTGGAACAACAATTTCATCGTCCTCTTCAGGCTCTTCTACTATCGAAAAATTTTCTTCCGGTAGATCAAACAGAGAGAGTTGTTTGTCGTCAACTGGCTTCTTTTCACTTTTACGGCCAAAGAGTTTGTCTTTAAGACAACGAATTTGTTCATTAAGGATGTCGATTTCAGATAAATATTCTTTTTCCTTTCTTAAGTAGGAATCGATTATTTTCTGTAATTCATTAACCTTTTCAGAGGCTATGTTGGCTTCGATAATCATGCGCACAACATAGCATAAAGAGCTGAAATTTTAAACCTTTATTATCAATAAAGTGTCGAATATTTCAAGGAATTGTGGGCCTCTTTCTGATAAATATTGAGGCCATCCATCAACCAGGTGAGTTCACGTTTCTCAATGGTCATGATCTCCTCTTTGGAAGTTGGCCATTTAAAGAAATGTTTCTCCAGCCTTTTGTGCCACAGGCAAAAACCATTCCTGTCCCAATAAAGGATTTTAATCATATTGCGTTTTCGATTGCAAAAAACAAACAGATGGCCGGAAAAGGGGTCAAGTTCCAGACGTTCACTTACCAGGATCGACAAACCGTCAATGGATTTACGCATGTCGGTAATGCCCATGGCCAGGTAGACCCGAATGTTGGATGAGGTCAAAAACATCACATTCCCTTTAAGGTCAAAATAACCTTCTCAAGAGTCACCGGTGAAAAATCATCCAGAACTTCAATGGTAAATTCAGAGTTCATAGTGATTCGAAGAGAAGGATTGCCAGT
Coding sequences:
- the tnpB gene encoding IS66 family insertion sequence element accessory protein TnpB (TnpB, as the term is used for proteins encoded by IS66 family insertion elements, is considered an accessory protein, since TnpC, encoded by a neighboring gene, is a DDE family transposase.) → MFLTSSNIRVYLAMGITDMRKSIDGLSILVSERLELDPFSGHLFVFCNRKRNMIKILYWDRNGFCLWHKRLEKHFFKWPTSKEEIMTIEKRELTWLMDGLNIYQKEAHNSLKYSTLY